In Deferribacterota bacterium, the following are encoded in one genomic region:
- a CDS encoding PIN/TRAM domain-containing protein has translation LDDGSMVVIENGRKYIGKTINIEVTSLLQSDSGRIVFGKPK, from the coding sequence TTTAGATGATGGGTCAATGGTTGTTATTGAGAATGGTAGAAAATATATTGGTAAAACTATTAATATTGAGGTTACTAGTTTGTTGCAATCAGATAGCGGTAGAATAGTATTTGGCAAGCCAAAATAA